One region of Alosa alosa isolate M-15738 ecotype Scorff River chromosome 1, AALO_Geno_1.1, whole genome shotgun sequence genomic DNA includes:
- the LOC125304973 gene encoding uncharacterized protein LOC125304973 encodes MQHDYASKPEAAVVDLVLEENMSLREEIRLLRQQIEGLTLRQRFGIHRFAASDKDIRFFTRFASYDLLMRFWGLIANSLPSMVSVRQAQRGAFTESNATHSLQPIDEFFLFLNYLALGSKQRDLADRYSIHQSTVSRIITTWSNFLFTVLGSVRIWIPEDEIRRNLPADFKDYPDTTVILDCTELRCQCPSSPLLQSEVFSSYKSHCTLKGLIGIAPHGPVTFVSALFAGSISDKQITRESGVLSLLKPEMAVMVDRGFLINDIVPCKVYRPPFLSGRSQMSASEVTETQAIARLRVHVERSIRRVKEHKFFDSVIPLRVFGSINQLYTVACLLTNYENGPLVKAWAKKPEV; translated from the exons ATGCAACACGACTACGCGTCGAAACCTGAAGCTGCAGTTGTTGATTTGGTGTTGGAGGAAAATATGTCTCTCCGGGAGGAAATTCGCCTGTTACGCCAACAGATCGAGGGCCTTACACTGAGGCAGCGGTTCGGCATTCACCGTTTTGCGGCCTCGGACAAGGATATCAGGTTCTTTACAAG GTTTGCATCATATGATCTACTGATGCGGTTCTGGGGCTTGATTGCAAACTCTCTACCATCCATGGTCAGTGTTCGACAAGCACAGAGAGGAGCTTTCACAGAGTCAAACGCTACCCATTCCCTGCAGCCCATTGACGagtttttcttatttttgaATTACCTTGCCCTTGGGTCCAAGCAACGGGACCTTGCTGACCGGTACAGTATCCATCAGTCCACAGTCAGCAGAATTATAACAACCTGGAGCAACTTCCTGTTCACAGTACTCGGCTCAGTGAGGATCTGGATACCCGAAGACGAGATACGGAGAAATCTGCCTGCAGACTTTAAGGACTACCCTGACACCACAGTCATCCTTGACTGCACTGAGCTGAGGTGTCAATGCccatcttcccctctcctccagagTGAGGTATTTTCCTCCTACAAGTCCCACTGCACTCTGAAGGGGCTCATTGGGATCGCGCCACATGGGCCAGTGACATTCGTCTCCGCGCTGTTTGCTGGGTCTATCAGCGACAAACAGATTACCCGTGAGTCTGGTGTCCTAAGTCTGCTCAAACCTGAGATGGCTGTCATGGTAGACAGGGGCTTCCTCATCAATGACATTGTGCCTTGCAAGGTCTACAGGCCACCCTTCCTCTCTGGCAGGTCTCAGATGTCTGCCTCTGAGGTTACGGAGACACAGGCCATAGCCCGTTTAAGGGTGCATGTTGAACGCTCCATTCGCCGGGTCAAGGAGCACAAGTTCTTTGATTCAGTGATTCCCCTACGGGTTTTTGGGAGCATTAACCAACTCTACACAGTGGCTTGTCTGCTTACCAACTATGAAAATGGGCCACTGGTAAAGGCTTGGGCAAAGAAGCCTGAGGTCTGA